In Tachysurus vachellii isolate PV-2020 chromosome 1, HZAU_Pvac_v1, whole genome shotgun sequence, a genomic segment contains:
- the rwdd1 gene encoding RWD domain-containing protein 1, which translates to MTDYGEEQRNELEAIQSIYPDSFTVLCEDPISFTITVSSDAGGNDEMVQVMLKFTYVENYPDEVPLWEIQSQENLEDRDIEDILSLLQQQADENLGMVMIFTLVTAVQEKLNEVIDQMKIRREEEKNRKEREAEEAEKKAFQGTVVTIENFLTWKARFEQEMAELKRKKQKEEEQSGKNKLTGKQLFEKDRNLDTSDIQFLEEAGNSVEVDESLFQDMDDLELDEDDPDFDPLDLGSDDD; encoded by the exons atgacagACTACGGAGAGGAACAGCGGAATGAGCTGGAAGCGATTCAGTCCATTTATCCCGATTCATTCACAG TTCTGTGTGAAGATCCAATAAGTTTCACCATTACGGTTTCCTCAGATGCTGGAGGGAATGATGAGA TGGTACAGGTGATGTTGAAGTTCACCTATGTGGAGAATTATCCAGATGAAGTGCCACTGTGGGAGATTCAGTCACAGGAAAACCTGGAAGACAGGGACATTGAGGACATCTtgtctctgttacagcagcag GCAGATGAGAACCTGGGCATGGTTATGATCTTCACATTGGTGACAGCTGTGCAGGAAAAATTAAACGAAGTCATAGATCAGATGAAGatcagaagagaagaagagaagaatagaaaagaaagagaggctgAAGAGGCAGAGAAG AAAGCATTTCAGGGAACTGTAGTTACAATCGAGAACTTCCTGACATGGAAGGCACGGTTTGAGCAAGAGATGGCTGAgctgaagaggaaaaaacagaaagaggagGAGCAATCGGGGAAAAACAAACTTACTG GAAAGCAGCTGTTTGAAAAAGACCGGAACCTGGACACGTCGGATATTCAGTTCTTGGAGGAAG ctggaaACAGTGTGGAAGTGGACGAGTCTTTATTCCAAGACATGGACGATTTGGAGCTGGATGAAGACGATCCTGATTTTGATCCCTTGGATTTGGGCAGTGATGACGATTAA
- the zufsp gene encoding zinc finger-containing ubiquitin peptidase 1 isoform X1, translating to MPVCEICSEELACDSELKTHLLLTHLEDEVSCPLCSLSGVSYDELNFHINTAHAEMDSGHTAATGEPGHPKRKSETGAGLSSVSRSPESQNGVMKLNHRHAGETSDPGKKHEKTRGSNMMELLASKQRRLSSPSKGRTFSCPLCDLVCTDCFMMQEHVELHLQDHAVSDGAVYVCPMCKVACDDSCSLQEHVELHLDNSPAGDFYGDLRFAQQLQEEEECKRKEEEAKREAEEFRQLQMQFGLDNGGGYRKQMERSMEQAVSRGHMTPTEFHMKRLEMMETLAAGLDDGQTRTTGLLSALYKFYQRERQEGTRVWLCSELEHYSSSDGDRGWGCGYRNFQMLLSSLQRLEQYTTLHTLSDSCPSIPQVQALIEAAWVEGIDPQGASQFNGRLKGTRAWIGATEIYTILTSLKLRARVVDFHQPTGPGDTHPRLFRWVKNYFSLPSSTGARVPPRVVKTNLPPIYLQHQGHSRTIVGVEERRNGSICVLMFDPGCSPAEMRKLLNPNTSPSHFNRLRKFPTHLKKQQYQVVVVEGVLSEDEKQERVITSRIFHAERIP from the exons ATGCCAGTGTGTGAGATCTGCAGTGAAGAGCTGGCATGTGACTCGGAGCTGAAGACTCACCTGCTCCTGACACACCTGGAGGATGAGGTGTCCTGTCCGCTCTGCtcactctctggtgtctcttACGATGAGCTGAACTTTCACATCAATACAGCACACGCTGAGATGGACAGTGGACACACAGCTGCTACAGGTGAGCCAGGACATCCAAAGCGTAAATCTGAGACAGGAGCTGGCTTATCTTCTGTGTCCCGGTCACCAGAATCTCAGAATGGAGTGATGAAACTGAACCATAGACATGCAGGAGAAACCAGTGACCCTGGTAAAAAGCATGAAAAGACTAGAGGAAGCAATATGATGGAGCTTCTTGCTTCAAAACAGAGGCGACTATCCTCCCCAAGCAAAG GCAGAACGTTCTCTTGTCCACTGTGTGATCTGGTCTGCACTGACTGCTTTATGATGCAGGAACATGTGGAGCTTCATCTCCAGGACCATGCTGTTTCTGATG gagcagtgtatgtgtgtcctaTGTGTAAGGTGGCATGTGATGACAGCTGTTCTCTACAGGAACATGTGGAGCTTCACCTGGACAATAGCCCTGCCg GGGATTTTTATGGAGACCTGCGATTTGCTCAGCAGCTACAGGAGGAAGAAGAGTGCAagaggaaggaggaagaggCTAAACGTGAGGCAGAGGAGTTCAGACAGCTACAG aTGCAGTTTGGGCTGGATAATGGCGGTGGATATCGTAAGCAAATGGAAAGGAGCATGGAGCAAGCTGTGTCCCGAGGTCACATGACTCCAACTGAGTTTCACATGAAGCGATTAGAGATGATGGAGACCCTAGCTGCTGGACTGGACGATGGCCAGACCAGAACCACAG gattGCTGTCAGCGCTGTATAAATTTTACCAGCGTGAGCGTCAGGAGGGGACTCgtgtgtggctgtgttcagAACTGGAACACTATTCCTCTTCAGACGGAGACCGAGGCTGGGGCTGTGGCTATAGAAACTTCCAGATGCTTCTGTCCTCATTACAGAGACTTGAAcagtacaccacactacacacccTGTCAG ACTCGTGTCCCAGCATCCCACAAGTGCAGGCTCTGATCGAGGCAGCATGGGTGGAGGGTATCGATCCCCAGGGTGCATCTCAGTTCAACGGGAGGTTAAAGGGCACTCGAGCCTGGATAGGGGCCACAGAAATCTACACCATACTTACCTCCCTCAAACTGAg GGCACGCGTCGTAGATTTCCACCAGCCCACCGGTCCAGGTGACACACACCCACGACTGTTCCGGTGGGTGAAGAATTATTTTTCCCTCCCATCCAGCACAGGTGCCAGAGTTCCACCTAGAGTAGTGAAGACAAACCTGCCACCGATCTACCTCCAACACCAAG gtcACAGCCGCACCATAGTCGGtgtggaggagaggagaaacGGCAGTATATGTGTGCTAATGTTCGATCCAGGATGCTCTCCAGCTGAAATGAGGAAGCTTCTCAATCCAAACACAAGCCCTTCCCACTTTAATCGCCTGCGCAAATTTCCCACCCACCTTAAAAAGCAGCAGTATCAAGTGGTAGTGGTGGAAGGAGTGCTGTCTGAGGATGAAAAACAG GAACGTGTCATTACCTCAAGAATATTTCACGCTGAAAGAATTCCctga
- the zufsp gene encoding zinc finger-containing ubiquitin peptidase 1 isoform X2, which produces MPVCEICSEELACDSELKTHLLLTHLEDEVSCPLCSLSGVSYDELNFHINTAHAEMDSGHTAATGEPGHPKRKSETGAGLSSVSRSPESQNGVMKLNHRHAGETSDPGKKHEKTRGSNMMELLASKQRRLSSPSKGRTFSCPLCDLVCTDCFMMQEHVELHLQDHAVSDAVYVCPMCKVACDDSCSLQEHVELHLDNSPAGDFYGDLRFAQQLQEEEECKRKEEEAKREAEEFRQLQMQFGLDNGGGYRKQMERSMEQAVSRGHMTPTEFHMKRLEMMETLAAGLDDGQTRTTGLLSALYKFYQRERQEGTRVWLCSELEHYSSSDGDRGWGCGYRNFQMLLSSLQRLEQYTTLHTLSDSCPSIPQVQALIEAAWVEGIDPQGASQFNGRLKGTRAWIGATEIYTILTSLKLRARVVDFHQPTGPGDTHPRLFRWVKNYFSLPSSTGARVPPRVVKTNLPPIYLQHQGHSRTIVGVEERRNGSICVLMFDPGCSPAEMRKLLNPNTSPSHFNRLRKFPTHLKKQQYQVVVVEGVLSEDEKQERVITSRIFHAERIP; this is translated from the exons ATGCCAGTGTGTGAGATCTGCAGTGAAGAGCTGGCATGTGACTCGGAGCTGAAGACTCACCTGCTCCTGACACACCTGGAGGATGAGGTGTCCTGTCCGCTCTGCtcactctctggtgtctcttACGATGAGCTGAACTTTCACATCAATACAGCACACGCTGAGATGGACAGTGGACACACAGCTGCTACAGGTGAGCCAGGACATCCAAAGCGTAAATCTGAGACAGGAGCTGGCTTATCTTCTGTGTCCCGGTCACCAGAATCTCAGAATGGAGTGATGAAACTGAACCATAGACATGCAGGAGAAACCAGTGACCCTGGTAAAAAGCATGAAAAGACTAGAGGAAGCAATATGATGGAGCTTCTTGCTTCAAAACAGAGGCGACTATCCTCCCCAAGCAAAG GCAGAACGTTCTCTTGTCCACTGTGTGATCTGGTCTGCACTGACTGCTTTATGATGCAGGAACATGTGGAGCTTCATCTCCAGGACCATGCTGTTTCTGATG cagtgtatgtgtgtcctaTGTGTAAGGTGGCATGTGATGACAGCTGTTCTCTACAGGAACATGTGGAGCTTCACCTGGACAATAGCCCTGCCg GGGATTTTTATGGAGACCTGCGATTTGCTCAGCAGCTACAGGAGGAAGAAGAGTGCAagaggaaggaggaagaggCTAAACGTGAGGCAGAGGAGTTCAGACAGCTACAG aTGCAGTTTGGGCTGGATAATGGCGGTGGATATCGTAAGCAAATGGAAAGGAGCATGGAGCAAGCTGTGTCCCGAGGTCACATGACTCCAACTGAGTTTCACATGAAGCGATTAGAGATGATGGAGACCCTAGCTGCTGGACTGGACGATGGCCAGACCAGAACCACAG gattGCTGTCAGCGCTGTATAAATTTTACCAGCGTGAGCGTCAGGAGGGGACTCgtgtgtggctgtgttcagAACTGGAACACTATTCCTCTTCAGACGGAGACCGAGGCTGGGGCTGTGGCTATAGAAACTTCCAGATGCTTCTGTCCTCATTACAGAGACTTGAAcagtacaccacactacacacccTGTCAG ACTCGTGTCCCAGCATCCCACAAGTGCAGGCTCTGATCGAGGCAGCATGGGTGGAGGGTATCGATCCCCAGGGTGCATCTCAGTTCAACGGGAGGTTAAAGGGCACTCGAGCCTGGATAGGGGCCACAGAAATCTACACCATACTTACCTCCCTCAAACTGAg GGCACGCGTCGTAGATTTCCACCAGCCCACCGGTCCAGGTGACACACACCCACGACTGTTCCGGTGGGTGAAGAATTATTTTTCCCTCCCATCCAGCACAGGTGCCAGAGTTCCACCTAGAGTAGTGAAGACAAACCTGCCACCGATCTACCTCCAACACCAAG gtcACAGCCGCACCATAGTCGGtgtggaggagaggagaaacGGCAGTATATGTGTGCTAATGTTCGATCCAGGATGCTCTCCAGCTGAAATGAGGAAGCTTCTCAATCCAAACACAAGCCCTTCCCACTTTAATCGCCTGCGCAAATTTCCCACCCACCTTAAAAAGCAGCAGTATCAAGTGGTAGTGGTGGAAGGAGTGCTGTCTGAGGATGAAAAACAG GAACGTGTCATTACCTCAAGAATATTTCACGCTGAAAGAATTCCctga